Proteins encoded by one window of Polaribacter haliotis:
- the cmk gene encoding (d)CMP kinase, with product MIKKITIAIDGFSSTGKSTIAKLIAKKYNYIYVDTGAMYRAVTLFAKQNNFVGKDFLEKDKLISKLKNVSLSFKFNEELGFAEMFLNDKNIEREIRSLEVSQLVSKVATISEVRKKLVAEQQNMGENSGIVMDGRDIGTVVFPNAELKLFMTASADKRATRRYKELIDRGDNVSFKDILFNVEERDRIDSTRKDSPLLKAEDAIEIDNSDMGIKEQFERICTLIDRKLQEN from the coding sequence ATGATTAAAAAAATTACTATTGCTATTGATGGATTTTCATCAACAGGTAAAAGTACAATAGCAAAATTAATTGCAAAAAAGTATAATTATATTTATGTTGATACTGGTGCAATGTACAGAGCTGTAACACTTTTTGCTAAACAGAATAATTTTGTTGGAAAAGATTTTCTAGAGAAAGATAAACTTATTTCTAAATTAAAGAATGTTTCACTTTCTTTTAAATTTAATGAAGAACTTGGTTTTGCAGAGATGTTTTTAAATGATAAAAATATTGAGAGAGAAATTAGATCTTTAGAAGTGTCTCAATTAGTCAGTAAAGTTGCAACGATTTCTGAAGTGCGTAAAAAATTAGTGGCTGAACAGCAAAATATGGGTGAAAATAGTGGAATTGTTATGGATGGTAGAGATATTGGAACTGTTGTTTTTCCTAATGCTGAATTGAAGCTTTTTATGACTGCTTCTGCAGATAAAAGAGCCACAAGACGTTATAAAGAGCTGATTGATAGAGGAGATAATGTTTCTTTTAAAGATATACTTTTTAATGTTGAAGAACGAGACAGAATAGATTCAACTAGAAAAGATTCTCCTTTATTAAAAGCAGAAGATGCTATTGAAATTGATAATTCTGATATGGGAATTAAAGAGCAGTTTGAGAGAATTTGTACTTTAATAGACAGAAAACTTCAAGAAAACTAA
- a CDS encoding 7-carboxy-7-deazaguanine synthase QueE, whose translation MDKKTQDLVDKGIMLPLMEEFYTIQGEGSHTGTAAYFIRVGGCDVGCHWCDVKESWNADLHPPTLADTIVENVKKYANTVVITGGEPLMWSMDYITKLLQENHIKTHIETSGAYSFSGKWDWFCLSPKKTKLPLTENYREADELKMIIHNKSDFDFAEQEAAKVGKKCQLFLQPEWSKKEKMTEEIVDYVMKNPKWKISLQTHKYLNIP comes from the coding sequence ATGGACAAAAAGACGCAAGATTTAGTAGACAAAGGAATAATGCTTCCATTAATGGAAGAGTTTTACACAATACAAGGTGAAGGTTCCCATACAGGAACTGCCGCTTATTTTATTAGAGTTGGTGGTTGTGATGTAGGTTGCCATTGGTGTGATGTAAAGGAAAGTTGGAATGCAGATTTGCATCCGCCAACTTTAGCAGATACGATTGTCGAAAACGTTAAAAAATACGCGAACACTGTTGTTATTACTGGTGGTGAACCGTTAATGTGGTCAATGGATTATATTACTAAATTGTTGCAAGAAAATCATATAAAAACGCATATCGAAACTTCTGGAGCTTATTCTTTTTCTGGAAAATGGGATTGGTTTTGTCTTTCACCAAAGAAAACAAAATTGCCTTTAACTGAAAATTACAGAGAGGCAGATGAGTTAAAAATGATAATTCACAACAAATCAGATTTTGATTTCGCTGAACAAGAAGCTGCAAAAGTGGGTAAGAAATGTCAGCTTTTTTTACAACCAGAATGGAGTAAAAAAGAAAAAATGACTGAAGAAATTGTAGATTATGTAATGAAAAATCCGAAATGGAAAATTTCTTTACAGACTCATAAATATCTAAATATTCCTTAA
- a CDS encoding DUF4294 domain-containing protein, whose product MSISFLTFSQKRDLDSLPDNIDDYVFVKPGDTLTISLNEFALLPKHKFKSRDDIRYYLWFTRKVQKAYPFAKLASERLDTLNARLERIDSKAKRRRYTKLIQKYIEGEFTDQMKKMTTTEGRVLIKLIHRQTGKTAFDNIKGLRSGWKAFWYNTTANLFKLSLKTEYHPESVNEDYLIEDILQRSFQDGKLKTQKSKLNYDFPLIILKKKGDINVEEYKKMFAKMRKKGKIRKKSN is encoded by the coding sequence ATGTCTATTTCATTTCTCACTTTTTCACAAAAGAGAGATTTAGATTCATTGCCAGATAATATAGACGATTATGTTTTCGTAAAACCAGGAGACACTTTAACTATTAGTTTAAATGAGTTTGCATTATTGCCAAAACACAAATTCAAATCAAGAGACGATATTCGTTACTATTTATGGTTTACAAGAAAAGTACAGAAAGCTTATCCATTCGCAAAATTAGCTTCAGAAAGATTAGACACTTTAAATGCCAGATTAGAAAGAATAGATTCTAAAGCAAAGAGAAGAAGGTACACAAAATTAATTCAAAAATATATCGAAGGCGAATTTACAGATCAAATGAAAAAGATGACCACCACAGAAGGTCGCGTACTAATAAAGCTTATTCATCGTCAAACAGGTAAAACAGCCTTCGATAATATAAAAGGACTAAGAAGTGGATGGAAAGCATTTTGGTATAACACCACAGCGAATCTTTTTAAACTATCTTTAAAAACTGAATATCATCCAGAATCCGTTAACGAAGATTATTTAATCGAAGACATTCTCCAGAGATCTTTTCAAGATGGTAAGCTAAAAACTCAAAAATCTAAACTTAATTACGATTTTCCTTTAATAATATTAAAAAAGAAAGGAGACATAAACGTAGAAGAATATAAAAAGATGTTTGCCAAAATGCGTAAAAAAGGAAAAATCAGAAAGAAAAGTAATTAA
- a CDS encoding glyceraldehyde-3-phosphate dehydrogenase produces MSTIIDYNKEVLSQAQTRRATVQFINIVNDLWYDKSIELVLFRNPLVDKRASEVLNLIDYAREFVSKPITILDALDIAKAIQQIDLPSSKLDIGKLAYECYLSPKSCEDKVAFVKKKLKNATEAKNIEPKDVVLYGFGRIGRLLARELMTKMGKGSQLRLRAVVTRGEINETVLEKRASLLSIDSVHGDFLGTVQTDVENNALIINGTTVHMISANNPEDVDYTKFGINNALIIDNTGAFRDKEALSRHLQSKGASKVLFTAPGKGIPNIVHGVNHKQHSPDKVDIFSAASCTTNAITPVLKVIEDNYGIKKGHLETIHAYTNDQNLVDNMHSKYRRGRAAALNMVITETGAGAAVAKALPALAGKLTSNAIRVPVPNGSLAILSLQLRSKVTKETLNAIMKQNALEGDLVEQIKYSMDNELVSSDIIGTTAPSIFDSKATITDGDSIVIYVWYDNEYGYSHQVIRLAKHIAKVRRFTYY; encoded by the coding sequence ATGTCAACAATTATAGATTACAACAAAGAAGTTTTATCACAAGCACAAACAAGAAGAGCAACTGTTCAATTTATTAACATCGTAAACGATTTATGGTACGATAAGTCGATTGAATTGGTGTTATTTAGAAATCCATTAGTAGATAAAAGAGCAAGCGAAGTTTTAAATTTAATTGATTACGCAAGAGAATTCGTAAGCAAACCAATTACAATTTTAGATGCCTTGGATATTGCAAAAGCAATTCAACAGATAGATTTACCTTCTTCGAAATTAGATATTGGAAAATTAGCCTACGAATGTTATTTAAGCCCAAAATCTTGCGAAGACAAAGTTGCGTTCGTAAAAAAGAAATTAAAAAATGCTACAGAAGCTAAAAACATCGAACCAAAAGATGTTGTTTTATATGGTTTTGGTAGAATCGGTCGTTTATTAGCAAGAGAATTAATGACCAAAATGGGTAAAGGTTCTCAATTAAGATTAAGAGCTGTAGTAACTCGTGGGGAAATTAATGAAACCGTTTTAGAAAAAAGAGCCTCTTTATTAAGTATAGATTCTGTTCATGGAGATTTCTTAGGAACCGTTCAAACAGATGTAGAAAATAACGCATTAATTATCAATGGAACAACAGTTCACATGATTTCTGCCAACAATCCAGAAGACGTAGATTATACCAAATTCGGGATTAACAATGCATTAATTATCGACAATACAGGAGCTTTCAGAGACAAAGAAGCGTTAAGTAGGCATTTGCAATCGAAAGGAGCAAGCAAAGTTTTATTTACAGCACCAGGAAAAGGAATTCCAAATATTGTTCACGGAGTAAATCACAAACAACATAGTCCAGATAAAGTCGATATTTTTTCAGCGGCATCTTGTACAACCAATGCAATTACGCCAGTTTTAAAAGTTATAGAAGACAATTACGGAATAAAAAAAGGACACTTAGAAACCATTCACGCATATACAAACGACCAAAATTTGGTAGATAATATGCACAGTAAATACAGAAGAGGAAGAGCTGCCGCATTAAATATGGTTATTACAGAAACTGGAGCAGGAGCAGCAGTAGCAAAAGCCTTACCAGCATTAGCAGGAAAACTTACTTCCAATGCCATTAGAGTACCAGTTCCAAACGGATCTTTAGCAATTTTAAGTTTACAATTACGCTCAAAAGTAACAAAGGAAACTTTAAATGCAATAATGAAACAAAACGCCTTAGAAGGCGATTTAGTCGAGCAAATTAAATATTCTATGGACAACGAATTGGTTTCTTCAGATATTATTGGAACAACTGCACCATCGATTTTCGATAGCAAAGCAACCATTACAGATGGAGATTCTATTGTAATTTACGTTTGGTACGACAACGAATATGGCTATTCACACCAAGTAATTCGTTTGGCAAAACACATCGCAAAAGTTAGAAGATTTACTTATTACTAA
- a CDS encoding RidA family protein → MKFLLKTSLFLLLLLNFSCKKDSNAVIKHHKSHEESRQNVPFSDAVQVDNLYFLTGQIGKNHKTGKIVEGGIEAETKQTIKNIEAVLKQHNLTLKDVVKCTVILANIKDFSKMNTIYRTFFTDNLPARTTFAADLVGGSNIEIEVIAAKK, encoded by the coding sequence ATGAAATTTCTTTTAAAAACTTCTCTTTTTCTATTATTGTTGTTGAATTTTTCCTGCAAGAAAGATTCTAATGCTGTTATAAAACATCATAAATCTCACGAAGAAAGTAGGCAAAATGTTCCTTTTTCTGATGCTGTTCAGGTAGATAATCTCTATTTCTTAACTGGACAAATTGGTAAAAACCATAAAACTGGTAAAATTGTTGAAGGGGGAATTGAAGCTGAAACAAAACAAACCATCAAAAATATTGAAGCAGTTTTAAAGCAACATAATTTAACATTGAAAGATGTTGTAAAATGTACCGTAATTTTAGCCAATATTAAAGATTTCTCTAAAATGAATACAATTTATCGTACTTTCTTTACCGATAATTTGCCTGCAAGAACTACCTTTGCAGCCGATTTAGTTGGTGGCTCAAATATCGAAATTGAAGTAATTGCTGCAAAGAAGTAA
- a CDS encoding TlpA family protein disulfide reductase, producing the protein MATSCTKEKDFVTLSGKLENNKDSLITIAGQKGPIKTIKINEDGTFKDTLKVDKADIFTLQTSQYKRAPIYLKNGYDLQLEGDANNFMNSFQFSGNGADNSNFLVAQIGESQKIGNPALILKLSEENFKEKVNSIESSFDSILSSYKDLDTALVSKANKQTDLMVTYFKTEFDKLGAVRKGNPSPKFENYVDIKGGTKSLDSFKGKYVYIDVWATWCGPCLQQIPFLKELEKEYTGKNIEFVSISTDEPRRSGGTWEAAEKKWRTMVKDRNLKGVQLWSGEDYSFQQSYQITGIPRFILVDPNGNIVDANAPRPSQPSLKELFTELGI; encoded by the coding sequence ATGGCAACCTCCTGTACAAAAGAAAAAGATTTTGTAACCCTTTCTGGGAAGTTAGAAAACAATAAAGATTCTTTAATTACAATTGCTGGGCAAAAAGGCCCTATAAAAACAATTAAGATAAATGAAGATGGTACTTTTAAAGATACTTTAAAGGTTGATAAAGCAGATATATTTACACTGCAAACGTCTCAATACAAAAGAGCTCCTATTTATTTAAAAAATGGTTACGACTTGCAATTAGAAGGAGATGCAAATAATTTTATGAATAGCTTTCAATTTTCTGGAAATGGTGCAGATAACAGTAATTTTTTGGTTGCTCAAATTGGCGAAAGTCAAAAAATTGGAAATCCGGCTTTAATTTTAAAGTTATCTGAAGAAAATTTTAAAGAAAAAGTGAATAGCATCGAAAGTAGTTTTGATAGTATTTTAAGTTCATATAAAGATTTGGATACAGCTTTAGTTTCTAAAGCCAACAAACAAACAGATTTAATGGTTACTTATTTTAAGACAGAGTTTGATAAATTAGGTGCTGTAAGAAAAGGGAATCCTTCTCCGAAATTTGAAAACTATGTTGATATTAAGGGTGGCACAAAATCTTTAGATTCTTTTAAAGGAAAGTATGTTTATATAGATGTTTGGGCAACTTGGTGTGGCCCTTGTCTACAACAAATTCCTTTTTTAAAGGAATTGGAGAAAGAATATACAGGTAAAAATATTGAGTTTGTAAGTATTTCTACTGATGAACCTAGAAGAAGTGGTGGTACTTGGGAAGCTGCTGAAAAAAAATGGAGAACCATGGTAAAAGATCGTAATTTAAAAGGTGTGCAACTTTGGTCTGGAGAAGATTATTCTTTTCAGCAATCGTATCAAATTACTGGAATTCCAAGGTTTATTTTGGTGGATCCTAATGGAAATATTGTAGATGCCAATGCTCCAAGACCATCTCAGCCAAGTTTAAAAGAATTGTTTACTGAGTTAGGAATATAG
- the porQ gene encoding type IX secretion system protein PorQ — MKFIHFLFFFFLFLCTTNAQVGGENIYQFLNISSSARQIALGGEVLTLLDDVNQPIWNPATINSELDNKLSANYSSFLAGISVGSISYARDISRRFGTIQGSIKYLDYGSLIEADEQGIETGTFNASDLAISVGYSYNFPNTNFFLGANIKFINSNISSYSSIGIAGDLGILYYSPYKSFSFTLVARNIGTQIKSFNGQIEKLPFVLALGGSYKLEYVPLKWYGTINNLQHWNISTANPSDQTTDLEGNVTEGNVSFFGNAIRHLVIGAELFPESLINLRFGYNFRRSAELKLQNVRTFSGISVGFGVKMNRFKLNYAYSKYHSVANASTFSLEIDLNSQRR, encoded by the coding sequence ATGAAATTTATCCATTTTTTATTCTTTTTCTTTCTTTTTTTATGCACAACTAATGCGCAAGTTGGAGGAGAAAATATATATCAATTTTTAAACATTTCTAGTTCTGCAAGACAAATCGCTTTAGGTGGTGAAGTATTGACCTTGCTAGATGATGTAAATCAACCTATTTGGAATCCAGCTACTATAAATTCTGAATTAGACAATAAACTTTCTGCGAATTATTCTAGTTTTTTAGCAGGTATTAGTGTTGGTTCTATTTCTTATGCAAGAGATATATCAAGAAGATTTGGAACAATTCAAGGAAGTATTAAGTATTTGGATTATGGTTCTTTAATTGAAGCAGATGAACAGGGAATCGAAACTGGAACTTTTAATGCTAGTGATCTTGCAATTTCTGTTGGTTATTCTTATAATTTTCCCAATACTAATTTTTTTTTAGGAGCAAACATTAAATTTATTAATTCTAATATTAGTAGTTATTCTTCTATTGGAATTGCTGGAGATTTAGGAATTCTGTATTATAGTCCTTATAAATCATTTTCTTTTACCTTAGTTGCTAGAAATATTGGAACTCAAATTAAATCTTTTAACGGACAAATTGAAAAACTGCCTTTTGTTTTAGCGTTAGGTGGTTCTTATAAGTTGGAATATGTACCTTTGAAGTGGTATGGAACCATAAATAATCTACAACATTGGAATATTTCTACTGCAAACCCTTCAGATCAAACAACTGATTTAGAAGGAAATGTTACTGAAGGAAATGTAAGTTTTTTTGGAAATGCTATTAGACATTTAGTTATTGGTGCAGAATTGTTTCCAGAAAGCCTTATAAATCTAAGATTTGGGTATAATTTTAGAAGATCGGCAGAATTAAAGCTACAAAATGTTAGAACTTTTAGTGGAATTTCTGTTGGTTTTGGTGTAAAAATGAATAGATTTAAATTAAATTATGCATATTCAAAATATCATTCAGTAGCTAATGCTAGTACATTTAGTTTAGAGATTGATTTAAATAGTCAAAGAAGATAA
- the ligA gene encoding NAD-dependent DNA ligase LigA — MTVLERIQLLRDELNNHNYNYYVLDNATISDFDFDIKLKELEKLEIENPEFFDSNSPTQRVGGAITKNFETITHKNRMYSLDNSYSKEDLLDWEKRVQKGLGREDLEYTCELKFDGASINLTYENGKFIKAVTRGDGFQGDNVTANVKTIRSIPLSIKNEFVSNFQMRGEIILPLDGFNKMNEERVANGEEEYRNPRNTASGSLKLQDSAEVAKRPLDCLLYQVVTEERKYKTHFEILENARNVGFKVPKTITLAKTIDEVFDFVNHWDKKRHDLPYETDGVVIKVNNLQQQEELGYTSKAPRWAIAYKFKAEQVSTVLNEITYQVGRTGAITPVANLEPVQLAGTTVKRASLHNADQIAKLDIRENDTVFVEKGGEIIPKIIAVDLTKRPIDSQPTMYATNCPECNTALVRTEGDAKHYCPNEFGCAPQITGRIQHFISRKAMDIDGLGGETVDLLRKEGLIQNYADLYDLKVEQVIPLERMAEKSAQNMIAGIEKSKEIPFEKVLFALGIRFVGETVAKKLAKHFKSIDNLMTANFEELINVDEIGDRIAQSIVDFSNDLGNIQLIERLKVYGVQLEVSAESLENQTNKLEGQVFVVSGVFHQMSRNELKKAIEDNGGKVSSSISKKTNFIVAGDNMGPSKLTKAQDLGISIISEQDFIDKIS, encoded by the coding sequence ATGACGGTTTTAGAAAGAATACAATTACTTCGTGACGAATTAAATAATCACAACTATAATTATTATGTGTTAGATAATGCAACAATTTCTGACTTCGATTTTGATATAAAACTAAAAGAATTAGAAAAGTTAGAAATAGAAAATCCAGAATTTTTCGATTCAAACTCACCAACACAAAGAGTAGGAGGAGCCATCACCAAAAACTTCGAAACTATAACACATAAAAACAGAATGTATTCTTTAGACAACTCGTATTCGAAAGAAGATTTGTTAGATTGGGAAAAACGAGTTCAAAAAGGATTAGGAAGAGAAGATTTAGAATATACTTGCGAATTAAAATTCGACGGAGCTTCCATAAACTTAACCTACGAAAACGGAAAATTTATAAAAGCAGTTACAAGAGGAGATGGTTTTCAAGGAGATAATGTTACTGCAAACGTAAAAACAATCCGTTCCATTCCATTATCAATCAAAAATGAATTTGTTTCAAATTTTCAAATGCGTGGAGAAATCATTTTGCCATTAGATGGTTTCAATAAAATGAATGAAGAACGCGTTGCAAATGGAGAAGAAGAATATAGAAATCCAAGAAACACTGCAAGTGGAAGTTTAAAATTGCAAGACAGTGCAGAAGTTGCAAAAAGACCTTTAGATTGTTTATTGTATCAAGTTGTAACAGAAGAGCGTAAATACAAAACCCATTTCGAAATTTTGGAAAACGCAAGAAACGTTGGTTTTAAAGTTCCAAAAACAATCACTTTAGCAAAAACGATAGACGAAGTTTTCGATTTTGTAAATCATTGGGATAAAAAACGCCACGATTTACCTTACGAAACAGATGGCGTAGTTATAAAAGTGAATAATTTACAGCAACAAGAAGAGTTAGGTTACACATCAAAAGCTCCAAGATGGGCAATTGCCTATAAATTTAAAGCGGAACAAGTTTCTACAGTTTTAAATGAAATTACATATCAAGTTGGTAGAACTGGTGCAATTACGCCTGTTGCAAATTTAGAACCAGTTCAATTGGCAGGAACTACAGTAAAACGTGCTTCTTTACACAATGCAGATCAGATAGCAAAGTTAGATATTCGAGAAAATGATACTGTTTTTGTAGAAAAAGGTGGAGAAATTATCCCTAAAATAATAGCAGTAGATTTAACAAAGCGTCCAATTGATTCTCAACCAACAATGTACGCAACAAATTGCCCAGAATGTAATACAGCATTGGTAAGAACAGAAGGCGATGCAAAACATTATTGCCCAAATGAATTTGGTTGTGCTCCACAAATTACAGGTAGAATCCAACATTTCATCAGCAGAAAAGCAATGGATATTGATGGTTTAGGTGGCGAAACTGTAGATTTATTAAGAAAAGAAGGTCTCATTCAAAATTATGCAGATTTATACGATTTAAAAGTGGAGCAAGTAATTCCATTAGAAAGAATGGCAGAAAAATCTGCTCAAAATATGATTGCAGGAATCGAAAAGTCAAAAGAAATTCCTTTCGAAAAAGTATTATTTGCACTCGGAATTCGTTTTGTTGGAGAAACAGTTGCTAAAAAATTAGCAAAACATTTCAAGTCTATCGACAATTTAATGACTGCAAATTTCGAGGAATTAATAAATGTCGACGAAATTGGAGATAGAATTGCACAAAGTATTGTAGATTTTTCAAACGACTTGGGTAATATTCAATTAATAGAACGTTTAAAAGTATATGGAGTTCAATTAGAAGTTTCCGCAGAAAGTTTAGAAAACCAAACTAATAAGTTAGAAGGACAAGTTTTTGTTGTTTCAGGCGTTTTCCATCAAATGAGTAGAAACGAACTCAAAAAAGCAATTGAAGATAATGGAGGTAAAGTAAGTTCATCAATCTCTAAAAAAACAAATTTTATTGTTGCAGGTGATAATATGGGCCCAAGTAAACTTACAAAAGCACAAGATTTAGGTATTTCAATTATTTCCGAACAAGATTTTATAGATAAAATCAGTTAG
- the rpsA gene encoding 30S ribosomal protein S1 has protein sequence MSEETKNTEEQVEATEVQQTEAATPAVEEVKQDPKQFLADFNWHKYEQGIEAVDEEKLKAFEEALVGTVGFVNERDVIEGTVIRITERDAIIDINSKSEGVISLNEFRYNQGLKVGDTVEVLVDKREDSSGQLVLSHKKARVIKAWERVNNAHETGEVVNGFVKCRTRGGMIVDVFGIEAFLPGSQIDVKPIRDYDQYVEKTMEFKVVKINHEFKNVVVSHKALIEADIELQKKEIIGQLEKGQVLEGIVKNITSYGVFVDLGGVDGLVHITDLSWSRINHPNEVVELDQKLNVVILDFDDNKSRIQLGLKQLSAHPWEALDDTLKVGDKVTGEVVVLADYGAFVEVEQGVEGLIHVSEMSWSTHLRSAQDFVKVGDKVEAQVLTLDREDRKMSLGIKQLHPDPWTDITTKYPVGSTHTGTVRNYTNFGVFVELEEGIDGLVYISDLSWTKKIKHPSDFVTVGDKLEVQVLELDVENRKLNLGHKQTQDNPWDAHEATYTIGSTHEGTIKEKNDKGAVVTFADGVEGFAPTRFLEKEDGSKLGKGDTIDFIVMEFSKEYRRVVVSHTSIFREEEKRNIKTAAKKSADAEKTTLGDIGGLAALKEKMEAGSKKKK, from the coding sequence ATGTCTGAAGAAACAAAAAACACTGAAGAGCAAGTAGAAGCTACTGAAGTACAACAAACAGAAGCAGCAACTCCAGCTGTAGAAGAAGTAAAACAAGATCCAAAACAATTTTTAGCGGACTTTAACTGGCACAAATACGAACAAGGTATAGAAGCTGTAGATGAAGAAAAACTAAAAGCTTTCGAAGAAGCGTTAGTAGGAACTGTAGGTTTCGTAAACGAACGTGATGTAATCGAAGGAACTGTAATTAGAATTACAGAAAGAGATGCTATTATAGACATCAATTCTAAGTCTGAAGGAGTTATTTCTTTAAACGAATTTCGTTACAACCAAGGTTTAAAAGTTGGTGATACTGTAGAAGTATTAGTTGACAAAAGAGAAGATTCTTCTGGTCAATTAGTATTATCTCACAAAAAAGCAAGAGTAATTAAAGCTTGGGAAAGAGTTAATAATGCTCATGAAACTGGTGAAGTAGTTAACGGTTTCGTTAAATGTAGAACTAGAGGTGGTATGATTGTAGATGTTTTCGGAATCGAAGCATTTTTACCAGGATCTCAAATTGACGTTAAGCCAATTAGAGATTACGATCAGTATGTAGAAAAAACAATGGAATTCAAAGTTGTAAAAATCAACCACGAATTTAAAAACGTTGTAGTTTCTCATAAAGCTTTAATTGAAGCAGATATCGAATTACAGAAAAAAGAAATCATTGGCCAATTAGAAAAAGGACAAGTATTAGAAGGTATTGTTAAAAATATTACTTCTTATGGTGTATTTGTAGATTTAGGTGGTGTAGATGGTTTAGTACATATTACAGATTTATCTTGGTCTAGAATTAATCATCCAAATGAGGTTGTTGAATTAGACCAAAAATTAAACGTTGTAATTTTAGACTTTGACGATAACAAATCTAGAATCCAATTAGGTTTAAAACAATTATCAGCTCATCCTTGGGAAGCTTTAGACGATACTTTAAAAGTGGGTGATAAAGTAACAGGAGAAGTTGTTGTTTTAGCAGATTATGGAGCATTCGTAGAAGTAGAACAAGGAGTAGAAGGGTTAATTCACGTTTCTGAAATGTCTTGGTCAACTCATTTACGTTCTGCACAAGATTTCGTAAAAGTTGGAGATAAAGTAGAAGCGCAAGTTTTAACTTTAGATAGAGAAGACCGTAAAATGTCTTTAGGTATCAAACAATTACACCCAGATCCTTGGACAGATATTACAACTAAATATCCTGTAGGTTCTACACATACTGGAACTGTAAGAAATTACACGAATTTTGGTGTGTTTGTAGAATTAGAAGAAGGTATTGACGGTTTAGTATATATTTCTGATTTATCTTGGACTAAGAAAATCAAGCATCCATCAGATTTCGTAACTGTTGGAGACAAGTTAGAAGTTCAAGTATTAGAATTAGATGTAGAGAACAGAAAGTTAAACTTAGGTCATAAGCAAACACAAGATAACCCTTGGGATGCTCACGAAGCTACGTACACAATCGGTTCTACACACGAAGGTACTATTAAAGAAAAGAACGATAAAGGAGCAGTTGTAACTTTTGCAGATGGCGTTGAAGGTTTTGCACCAACACGTTTCTTAGAAAAAGAAGACGGTTCTAAATTAGGAAAAGGAGATACAATAGACTTTATTGTAATGGAATTTTCTAAAGAATACAGAAGAGTAGTCGTTTCTCATACTTCAATCTTTAGAGAAGAAGAAAAGAGAAATATTAAGACTGCCGCTAAAAAATCTGCAGATGCAGAAAAAACAACTCTTGGAGACATTGGTGGTTTAGCAGCACTTAAAGAAAAAATGGAAGCTGGATCGAAAAAGAAGAAGTAA